Part of the Danaus plexippus chromosome 23, MEX_DaPlex, whole genome shotgun sequence genome is shown below.
ATTTTGCTTAATTAgtcatatatgaatataaccACAATTACTGcaataacacaaacaacagGACACCAAAATGAAaagataattacatttaagatTATCTAAGTTTCTGTACCAACTATACGTAATGTACTATAAACtgtttgtatatgtatgtctatATACTGTTCGGCATCTTTTGTTCTAAACATATATgtggatattttaatattcaatatatttaaaaaaatatatatagcatgccatagtatttaaaaccaatcaataatgtattatttttattgatcacATATGATCAAACCTCATTGTTTggccattttaattataataattacccATTGTAGACATTACTCACAGTTCCATTAGGTTGGTAGGGTAGCTTGAGGAGATTCTTTATGCAATCTGCATCAGATATAACGTCCACCTCTCCGACACAGTCGGGGAACATGTGAGCCATCCTGAAgctgaaaaattataagagcattatattttctttgtatagtTCTTGGTACTTTgttattgtaaagaaatttaaaaggtattttgcaagaaatttctaaattaatttatttagataactTTGTTACAATTGCAAAAGTAGTAGAGGCTGTGAAAGATGACAAATGCTAAACTAAGACAGCCCTAAGAATATTTCCTTTTGGgttacttattttttctaattttttgttttgggcAGAATCTTGAAGCATTGCAAAGATATTCTTGAATCATAAGTTCTAGAAACCTTTATAACATGTTTCCTTAAACCAAAATTTAGAAGATAGAATAATTGACCACACATTTGTTTATgagttaaaaacaaattaaaacttagATCATCTTTAGAAAATAGgtatgttattaaaagtaCAAATACAAGTACACAGTACTTGGTATTATCAAAAGTACCACAAGTTGTCAACTAATTAATCTTAACTTTAACTGGAGCCAGatttacgtttaataaaaaagttaggCCAAtgaaacaagataaatttagtaaatacACTGACTGCTACATATTGCCATTGTAAGAGACAAACTGTACCTGTGGTTTATTTTACTAGCAAGAAACtttcatataacatttattaatataatataaatacatatattatataaagctctataattttattttttataactattttcatttatctttttccaataaattaacttattctGTGCCTTAAACACCACAGTATATTTAGGATTAACATTAAAGCACACacagaaaaatgtttacattaaattatcaatagaACCTTGAAAGTCCCGAATCTCTTGTGAGTATCTGCTTCAAGCCGTAAGTGTCTATCCCACCCCAGTTGGATGGAGGGAGGTTGATATCTGTGTTGCACTGTAACCTGGCATAACTAGCAGGAGTCTGGAATGCTGTATATTTTACAACCGCTGTTGATTTAACACCTGGAGATGGACTTCGCCCctgaaaagttataatttcaaaagttataagttcaaaagttataatgtaaatttaagtCAAACTTAAAGGTTATAATAACAATGCTAAGATAATAGTTGGGGAAAACCTTTccgaaaattttatgataaaataaaatatttatttataatagaataaaacatGCTAATgtgttgatattaatattctataattacaaataaataaacttactttCATATCTGAAGTTATTTGAcgagaaattgttttttactaTATGAATGTAAGGTGTctctataaatattgtaaataacaagaacaagtaaaaatatcattcaagGTGAACACTTGGTAAAAACAACCTCGATCAAGTTACCTTGTTTCGATTGAACTCATTTTCATTCTCGACGTCATCCATATTCAGcaaagttttcttttttgggcacaaaatgttttaaaagtacctaatgttttaaaaatatgcaacAATTCAGCTGACAGAGCCGACACGAGCAAAACGTAAATAACAAGTATTTTTCGTCTGTGACAAATGTCAACGTTACGTTTTGTAAAGCacgcttttaaaataaatatattacattataatattgtaatcatacttgaatatttgatttaaaaaaattaatatcttttattggGCATTAAACctagttttgaaaataaacttagATTAACTTAAAACTTACTTAATATTAGACAGAATAATACCTTGTTTGACATTTAAGAATTAAGAATTCTGacaattgtttgttttgaaaatattttacctatttttttgttatgggGTTACTATAAACACatgtgtttaataattaaaattaatgtcatctattatataaataattaccaaCTAGGATTCTATAAGAATCAAATAGGTACAATACAATAAGTATATGTTGAATATAACCTAAAAGTATTGAAAGTAGAAAAAATGAGATTAACTTTAAGATTATTGTCTTCCGTGATAAATAAAAGACCATTCTATATTACAACACCAATCTTCTACGTGAATGCCGgtaatatttgtaacatgATATTTCATctgaaaatttgaatttaatgtgTCTAGCACTAGATCAAAATAGTCCTATTTTCAACCTCTTCCCTCTCTTTTTCTTATTCGTTTTTTGTACAAGCTAGACAGCCAGAGAGGACATTCTTGTTGACATCCTCTTATTTTAACAccaattacttataatatcaagtaatttatattaagtataccatataaatttctttccttattagttaataaaaaacatgtctTTATTTTAGCTCCACATCTAGGTCATCTGTATACAGCAGTTGTTGCAGATGCAATACAGAGGTTCGAGAAGTTAACAGATCCCAACTGCAATGTAAAATTCAGCACtggtatgtattattttaaaaattatctataaaaagaCTTGGGAAGTAatgatcaatttttttatatcaaaaaatcttCTTAAATCTTTAGcagattttcttaaaatggTGGCCTAGAGGTTAAAGACTCGCTTCTCATGCATGAGGGTGCGGGTTTTGAAAACTGCCAAGTACCAATAGTACCAAAGTTTCCCagtcatttgtattttataagagtatttagacaccactgatagatggtgaaggaaaacatcgtgaggaaacctggtcttataattgcaaattataagtttgtaatCACCAATCCGCCTCAGCAAGTGTGGTGATTAatactctaaccttctccatgtgcgAGGAGGTgtttgctcagcagtgagcTCCGATAGGATGTTGATGAtgaggtttttttattttattctatgaaggtttctttttaataatgtaaatacatttcaCAGGCACGGATGAACATGGAACAAAAATACAACAGGCTGCGGCTAAATCAAACAAGTCACTAATAAACTACTGTGATAATATATCCAAAGAATATAGAGAATTATTCGATGAATATGAAGTGGAATACACAGACTTTGTCAGGACAACGGAGGAGAGACACAAGAAAGCCGTTTCTCATTTCTGggtataatactttattatggactagatatattaataataaagaaaatcaagctaatataatagttttatgatacataatatttttttacagagaaagttagttaaaaatgattacatatataaagcaaaatatgCTGGATGGTACAGTGTAAATGACGAAGCATTTGTGCCGGAATCACATACAAGGGATGAAGTCACAGAAAATGGGAAAgtgagataaattaatattattggacGTAATTGTAATGTAGatctagatattttttaataacgagatctaagacttaggtgtattcattttaattaaattttcggATTGCTTTTGGATCACATTTGTtgcaaattaattgaaatatcagGAGTAcgcttaaaataacaaaaaacgcgtagtaatgcGTAAAAattagattcatttaaataatttttaattcccgtattaaaaattgtgtaaTTACAGGATGTTAAATTGAAGTTAAGATTGTGGacatagttaaataaattaatacactaATTTGGACTTAAGAGAACAGAGTACAGATATGGCAGTATTTTGACATAATTAATgcctaaacattatttaaaaaaaaccttaccTGTCTGACAACACATTGCagtataattcatataattttaattttttttttctatacaaacaCATAATAGAATAagcaagttattttttttttttattttatttgttacaaaaagaattttaatagtaaaatactagaattatgaaaatgttctgtaaatttatttttacagatCAAAGTATCAATAGAGTCCGGTCACAGAGTAGATTGGACGGAGGAAACAAATTACATGTTCAGATTAAGCGCATTCAAGACACATCTACACGAGTGGCTCAGTACAGgtaatgattattatacaCCGACTGTAACAATAACTGTAAAAAAACTGTAACATTATGACACTTTTAATGTaagactattatatattttaacattgtaATGTTCAGAAAATCTTAATACATATGTTCTTTAGttggaaatttatttctaaaataggtattactttaaatatattgcactaatattatatttaaaactgtttgtttgtcaataagaaataattgaaaacgTAGCaactactttattatttttttaacttttattgcaTTATCTTATATGAGGAACCAGTTTCTAAATATGTGAGtcagaatttatataattatatcatatcatTCACCGTGATAACGATATGACGATGATATACAGACGGTGTGATCGTTCCTACAAAGTTCCAAAAACAGTTGCAAGATTTGGTGTCGAAAGACGCCTACCTTCCTGATATATCAGTGAGCAGACCAGCTGATAGAGTGCATTGGGCTATAAGGGTATgtacacatttacatttactagatttagacaaaatatgtaatattccTTAAATAACCGTTGTAGGCATATGGCATAAACTACGTACGTGGTATTATTGAATCCAAAATATACggtatttattattctgatGCCAACGTTACATCACTGGGAAGTTTTAGCAAAATCTCTTCAATGTTTTTAACGTcacattaataatgtatattttaatgattaaagttttctaacaaatatttatagttttggaGTAAATTTGCAATAATAGAACATTGGCTTGATTAATAACCTGTTTGAAATTAACTACAAGTAGATACTTTTTTGGGCGATTTTCTTAGGGTATCCCTCCGATAAactgtgataattttttagttactcacagtttacaaaattttaagaattataagaGGACATTTCAGTTCTTGATTTTTCTACACCCACATATCTTCTACTGCAccaataacaaaacataacaaatgTCATGAAACATATCGTACGTACTCtggatataaaattcattataatctccgtataaaaagttttatatgcGTAAAGAATGAACAAATATTAGTGCTGTGGACAAACCTGAATTCGAAAAGTGAAATTTTCGAATATAATGACCTCATACACGGGTTTCACCAGGTACCTGATGATGAGGAACAAAGTGTGTACGTGTGGTTGGATGCTCTCGTGAATTACCTCACGGTTTGTGGTTATGGGGACGGAGATTGTGCGGGATGGCCAGCCGACGTGCAGGTTGTTGGGAAAGATATATTGAAGTgagtatttttgtatacatagACGATATTCTAATAGTGTTGTATCAACCTTCACGGAAATTTGTTTCACTTGGCCGTTTGGAATGTAATTTAGATTATATAGTCGAGTTAAAAATTGGTAGAGTATTCATTCTTGTTTGAAAAGTATGGCCTTAGGAAATAGAGATAAAaggaattgatttattttcttaattacttACAAACTTCTTCGATTTGTATAATCTGTTCTTTATAGAGTTGTTTATGAAAcaaacagattttatttaataactttgtatagtgaatgaaaatataagtaaattttgtcgtattttttatactcattcatatttatatccattttaaaGGCTGACTTAGGACTAACAGTaaagacatttaaatgaaactaatattttcggattactacgcgttattttatttattttaagactacTTACTCccgacatctcgtctgcccgtgatcactgttgctgcaaagtaaccgaaacgtcgggattatgtagttttaaaataataaaatccgcgtagtaatccgataatattatatttaaatgagtactcGCTAAAGACGTTATCAAaccttaaattatatgttaatgaaGGTTCCACGGTATTTACTGGCCGGCATTTCTAATGGCGTCCGGGCGTCACCCGCCACGCCGGCTCGTGTGTCACGCTCATTGGACTGTAGATGGATCTAAGATGTCCAAATCGTTAGGCAACGTGATCTCGCCTCGAGAGACGATCGTGCCTGGCGCACTGCGGTACATGATGCTAAGGGAGGCTACTCTAGCTGACGACGCCAGTGAGTAAACGCCctaatgacataaaaaaagcTATCTGTAGTACATACTACTTGATCAATAATATACAACCCcccacatatataatattaacataaaattattgtcaatatcattatttttctgCTGTTAactctttcataaaaaaaataatctttaagtCAAATATATAGCAAATACCTGTGGTGTGTAATGGCAACACAAAAAATAGTGATTTCTTTACATTGAGTAGGGCCATAGATGTTATTACGTTAAAATTAGATTTCAGCTCGGTCAAGTTGCTGAACATTGCTAACTCTGAGTTGGCGGACACGCTCGGTAACCTCGCCGCGCGCGTCACGGGCACCGCTCTAAACCCAAGAGAGGAATTCCCAGCCAATAAGGGATTACAACATGAATTGGCTTCGCGACTGATGGACCAAATTGATAGATTACCCGGTGAGAGGGgaacttaatgtttttaaactaaatatatcacTAAATTCATAGAAGATGTGTATATCCTATATATATGTGGACTAGTTTttgtgtatgtataaatacatGCCTGTATATTAAAGGAAACGACcacttttacttttataaaaaatatatagtctaTCCTgaatattaccaaaaaaaaatctgtctcATTAGCATTTTAATAACGCTAACATTATACGATCTTCTCCTACGGGAAGTCagatataaattcataaaatatctttcagACGAATGCCACACTCATTACAGCAACTATCAGTTCTACAAAGTGGTGGACGCCGTTATGAAAGTCCTGCATCTAGGAAACCTGTTCCTCGAGACTATCAAACCCTGGGAACTGAAGAAGATGAAACGGCAAGAGGAACTGGACGCCGTCATTCATATCACGATGGAAGCCTTGAGGATTTGCTCGATCATTTTGCATCCTATAATTCCGTCGCTGTCCAATAAGCTGCTAGACAAACTTGGCGTACCCGAAGATAGAAGGTTGTGGCGACACTGCCAAGGAGCGTGGAGAAATGGGGCGATGGAGACAAGGAATATCCAAAGTGGAAAATTCGTGCTGTTCCCAAGAACATACGTGGATAAAAAAGACGCTAAGAAGAAGAAGGCTAAATCTTAATATCTATGGATCATTTGTTTCCCTGTGGTTTATGTTACAGGTTTTTTGCGTAGAATACTCTGATTGGTTCCAATCAATCACTTAATTTTGGTTCCAAtgaaaacacaaaattaaCCGGCATtagttgtaaaataatcaaactAGCGCAATCTTCGCCATCGATGTTGTTAAGAATTGTTATTACATTTCTGTTTGTTACTATTTtgtattctttttttcttatttgaaaaaatttcaacctgttttttttaatattaataaagtttgtttatacatcatcatcatcatcagcccaTCAGTgctcactgctgagcaaaagcCTCttcatggagaaggttagcaTTGACCACCGAGCTCGCTCgaggcggattggcgattccaaacttctaattttaaattacaagtccaggtttcctcgcgaTGTTTCCCTTCGCAGTACATTACTTCGAAATAATCTTCCTTCGCTCTGGGATGTTTAACAGAAACATCAATTCTATATCGGagtcaatttatttatgaatacacttattaaataatatttgcatcAAAATACTGCAATAACGACTAACAGTATCAAGAAAGCTAAGTTTACATTCCACTAAGACGCTAGAACCCGCCACGTGACAACTACGCGAAAATAAACCTTAatacatcataatataaaacttatattcgCGTAATTCTACAACCGACTCTCACAACAGGCCCTtactataaatacaaataatatctcAATACATTTAGTCGAAAATGCATCAATGAGTATAATACAGGTATGAGAATAATTGCGTGGAACGGAACGCAGCAGTTCGGGCGACGTTCCGTTGCACGCGTCAAGTAAATAATCACGTAACACCTAACAAAATTCGGTGAAGTAAATACTCGCAATTCTTATTTGTATTTCTCTGTGCGTTCAAAGGACACGCtcgaaaacaatttaatttgcaatcgatttaaaatcattacgaATGTCTCCACCAATTCTGCCAATCGACTGCAAATTAAGCAAGTCCGAGTGACGACACCGGGAACTCGTATCAGCTCCAAGCAATGGCGACTTCGCTATGGAATGAAAGCAGTCGGTgagatatttaagaaaatgtgCGACAATATAACCATCGACAACAACGCGTGTgagatttgattaaaaatatatataaaaatagattcctgctattataatgttattgacaaaaaaataattacggtATATCATTAAAGCGTTCATCGGCCGTGCTTAGCTAGATCTATCGGTGAGCAAATTGACGTGTATACGGACTTACAtactatcaaatatattatattttacgtcaAATCTCACACGCAACGTACACTAAGGAGTGGTGACGTCACTGACGTCGCGACGCCAGTGCCAAACAGACGTTAAGATCCAagattacaataaaacttacaCACCGAAACGCATCACTGACATCTACACGACGGTGCACGCCCGTGTGTGTAGCCGAGTACATCCGCGCTCCActctcaatataaatttaattgaactcTCCCGTCATAAATTAATTCGAGACATCATTAAACtatcgttatatataaaaaaaaaatatttgtttgaatttaaacacATCACATTAACAACCATGACACCCTCCCGAATTACATTATGATAGACATCTCACGAATCACATACGAATAGAAAGAATCTTAAAAATcccatataacattaaatattaaaataataatgtatttaatatatattaaaaaacattcaccgataatacattatttttctttttacaattattgcTCGAAAAGTTACTATATTTGTGATTTGTGAACGCACTACTGTTGCGTTCGTTACATcagt
Proteins encoded:
- the LOC116774811 gene encoding methionine--tRNA ligase, mitochondrial, with amino-acid sequence MRLTLRLLSSVINKRPFYITTPIFYVNAAPHLGHLYTAVVADAIQRFEKLTDPNCNVKFSTGTDEHGTKIQQAAAKSNKSLINYCDNISKEYRELFDEYEVEYTDFVRTTEERHKKAVSHFWRKLVKNDYIYKAKYAGWYSVNDEAFVPESHTRDEVTENGKIKVSIESGHRVDWTEETNYMFRLSAFKTHLHEWLSTDGVIVPTKFQKQLQDLVSKDAYLPDISVSRPADRVHWAIRVPDDEEQSVYVWLDALVNYLTVCGYGDGDCAGWPADVQVVGKDILKFHGIYWPAFLMASGRHPPRRLVCHAHWTVDGSKMSKSLGNVISPRETIVPGALRYMMLREATLADDANFSSVKLLNIANSELADTLGNLAARVTGTALNPREEFPANKGLQHELASRLMDQIDRLPDECHTHYSNYQFYKVVDAVMKVLHLGNLFLETIKPWELKKMKRQEELDAVIHITMEALRICSIILHPIIPSLSNKLLDKLGVPEDRRLWRHCQGAWRNGAMETRNIQSGKFVLFPRTYVDKKDAKKKKAKS